The genomic interval GGTGCCGGTCGCCACCTTCATCGCCCCGAGCGGCGCACGCGCGGCGAGCGCCGGCACGTATATCGTCTACGCGAGCCACATTGCGGCGATGGCGCCGGGCACCAATCTCGGCGCGGCGACACCCATCCAGATGGGCATCGGCGGCGCTGAACCGCCGGGGGGTGGTGGGACGCCGGGGTTGCCGGGCGTTGGTGGCGGTGGTACGGGCGGCGGTGGTCACGCTGGCGGTGCGGGTAACGACGCTGGCGATACCGGCGCCGGCAACCCGAGCAAACCCGCTGCATCCGCGCCCACCGGCCCCGCCAGCGCCCTGCCGCTGGACACCCAATCGACCGAGATGCGCAAGCAGGTCCACGACGCCGCCGCCTACATCCGCGGCCTTGCGCAGATGCGCGGACGTAACGCCGACTGGGCCGAGCGCGCGGTACGCGAAGCCGTGAGCCTGTCGGCGGCGGATGCGCTCGCGCAGCACGTCGTCGACCTGAACGCGCGCGATGTGCCCGACCTGCTGCGCCAGGTCGACGGCCGCACGCTCGTCACGAGTGCGGGCAACGTCAAGCTCGACACAGCCAACGCCCGGATCGTCACGCTGGAAGCCGACTGGCGCAGCCACTTCCTCGCCGTGATCACCGATCCCAACGTTGCGCTGATCCTTCTGATGATCGGCATGTATGGCCTGTTCTTCGAATTCGCCAATCCGGGCTTCGTGCTGCCCGGCGTGGTCGGCGCGATCAGCCTGCTGCTCGGCCTGTTCGCCATGCAGATGATGCCCATCAACTACGTCGGCCTCGGCCTGATTTTTCTCGGTATCGCTTTCCTGATCGGCGAGGCGTTTCTGCCGACCTTCGGCTCGCTCGGCTTCGGCGGCGTGGTCGCGTTCGTGATCGGCGCGCTGATGCTGATCGATACCGACGTGCCCGGCTACGGCATCCCTCTGCCGATGATCGCCGCCGTGACCGTGTTCAGCGTGGTGTTCGTGCTGGGCGTGTCGCGGCTCGCGCTGAGCGCGCGGCGCCGTCCGGTGGTGACGGGTTCGGAAGCAATGATCGGCAGTGTCGGCGTGGTGCTCGACGGCGGTCTGTCGCCGGCGGACCTCACCGCGGACGGCGCGCTGGCCGGTTGGGCACAAGTGCATGGGGAACGCTGGCGGGTGTCCAGCACGGCCCCGGTCGCGGCGGGCCATGCGGTGCGCGTCACCGCGCGGCGCGGCCTGACGTTGACCGTGGTGCCCACGGAAGCACGACAACAAGGAGAAGGCTCATGATCGGTTTCACATTCGGCTTCACCAGCATCCTGATTCTGCTGGTGGCCGCGCTGGTCGCCTCATCGATACGGATTTTTCGGGAGTACGAACGCGGCGTCGTGTTCATGCTCGGGCGTTTCTGGAAGGTCAAGGGCCCGGGCCTCGTGCTGATCATTCCTATCGTGCAGCAGGCCGTGCGCATGGATCTGCGCACCGTCGTGTTCGACGTGCCTCCGCAAGACGTGATCACGCGCGACAACGTCTCGGTGAAGGTCAACGCAGTGGTGTATTTCCGTGTGGTCGATCCGGAGAAAGCCGTGATCCAGGTGGCGCGCTACTTCGAGGCAACCAGCCAGTTATCGCAGACGACCTTGCGCGCGGTGCTCGGCAAGCACGAACTCGACGAACTGCTGGCCGATCGCGAGCAGCTCAATGCCGATATCCAGAAAGTGCTCGATGCCCAAACGGACGCGTGGGGCATCAAGGTGTCGATCGTGGAAATCAAGCACGTGGATATCAACGAAACGATGATTCGCGCGATTGCCCGCCAGGCCGAGGCCGAGCGCGAGCGGCGCGCCAAGGTGATTCACGCGGAAGGAGAATTGCAGGCCTCGCAGCACCTGCTGGAAGCGGCGCAGACGCTGTCGCGCCAGCCCCAGGCCATGCAATTGCGCTACCTGCAAACCCTCACGACGATTGCCGCGGACAAGAACTCGACGATCGTCTTCCCGCTGCCGATCGACCTGCTGAGCGCTGTATTGGACCGTTTCAGCAAGCCGTCGGCGCCGTGAGCCGCAGGATCATTCAGCCCGGTTTGGTTCACTGGGCGAAATGGTGCATTGCCTTCAATCGCCTTACTCGAAATGCATACCAAAACTAAAATGCCGGGGTCGTTTTTAACCGCTCCATAGGAGCTCGTCATGAAAATCGTTTCTTTGGCTGGACTCGGCGCGCTGTTGGCCGCCGTGAGTATGAGCACCGCGTTTGCGCAGTCGGCGCGGCCTTACGATCCGTCGGCGCCGAAAACGCGCGCCCAGGTGAAAGCCGATCTGGCCGAATGGCGTGCCGCCGGCTACGATCCGCTCGACTGGATCGACTATCCGCAGAATGCGCAACGCGCGGGCCGCATCGTCGCGGCACGGCATGCGCAGGAATCGGGTGGGACGATGACGCAGTAACGCGAGCCACCGCGCGGCATGCGGGGCTGCCTGCGACTGCAACGGTCGCGGGCGTGGTCGGGCCCGCATGCCTTTCCCGCTTTCCCGCTTTCCCGCTTTCCCGCTTTCCCGCTTTCCCGCTTTCCCGCTTTCCCGCTTTCCCGCTTTCCCG from Paraburkholderia phytofirmans PsJN carries:
- a CDS encoding slipin family protein — encoded protein: MIGFTFGFTSILILLVAALVASSIRIFREYERGVVFMLGRFWKVKGPGLVLIIPIVQQAVRMDLRTVVFDVPPQDVITRDNVSVKVNAVVYFRVVDPEKAVIQVARYFEATSQLSQTTLRAVLGKHELDELLADREQLNADIQKVLDAQTDAWGIKVSIVEIKHVDINETMIRAIARQAEAERERRAKVIHAEGELQASQHLLEAAQTLSRQPQAMQLRYLQTLTTIAADKNSTIVFPLPIDLLSAVLDRFSKPSAP
- a CDS encoding NfeD family protein → MSTYPRLPFRQSGSRMSPIRGDMAGRLMRGMTVLGMLLAFGFASCESNVALRAAVAPNSVVVIPVNGAISPASADFIVRSLQRAAEDRAQLAVLQLDTPGGLDTSMRQIIKAILGSPVPVATFIAPSGARAASAGTYIVYASHIAAMAPGTNLGAATPIQMGIGGAEPPGGGGTPGLPGVGGGGTGGGGHAGGAGNDAGDTGAGNPSKPAASAPTGPASALPLDTQSTEMRKQVHDAAAYIRGLAQMRGRNADWAERAVREAVSLSAADALAQHVVDLNARDVPDLLRQVDGRTLVTSAGNVKLDTANARIVTLEADWRSHFLAVITDPNVALILLMIGMYGLFFEFANPGFVLPGVVGAISLLLGLFAMQMMPINYVGLGLIFLGIAFLIGEAFLPTFGSLGFGGVVAFVIGALMLIDTDVPGYGIPLPMIAAVTVFSVVFVLGVSRLALSARRRPVVTGSEAMIGSVGVVLDGGLSPADLTADGALAGWAQVHGERWRVSSTAPVAAGHAVRVTARRGLTLTVVPTEARQQGEGS
- a CDS encoding DUF4148 domain-containing protein: MKIVSLAGLGALLAAVSMSTAFAQSARPYDPSAPKTRAQVKADLAEWRAAGYDPLDWIDYPQNAQRAGRIVAARHAQESGGTMTQ